ACGCCGCCGCCCGCCGACGGGCCGACCGCGTTACGCGCCCGGCCGGAGAGGAGGATCTGCCCCCCGTGGGCCGCCGAGCACACCCGGGCCGTGGTATGGACGGCCAGCCCGATGTAGCCGACGTCGGTGAGGGTGGGGCGCCCGCTGTGGATGCCCACGCGGACACGGACGTCGAGGTCGTCGGGCCACGCGCGCGCGCCGATCGCGCGCTGGAGGGCCACCGCCGCGGCCACCGCGGCGGGCGCGCGCTCGAACACCGCGAAGTACTCGTCGGCCCGCGCGTCGATCTCGCGTCCGCTCGCGCGGAGCACCGCGGCGCGCAGGATGCTCCGCACGTCGTTCAGCAGATCGCCGTAGCGGTCGCCCAGGCGGCGTAGCAGCGCGGTGGAGCCCTCCATGTCGGTCATCAGGAGAGTGACGAAGCCGGTCGGCAGCGCGGCCGCATCGGTGGAGGTGGCCTGGATCTGCCCGTGCAGCAGCTCCTTCTCGACCACGAAGCGCACCGCGGCCCGCACCGTCTCGGCCAGCGCGGGATCGTCCAGGATCGTCGGGTCGTGGACCAGCGCGGTCATCGGACGCCCCTGGCGCTCGAGGAACGTGACGCCGCGCCGGTCTCCCTCGGTCGGCAGCGGAGTGGGGCGGCCTCCGCCGTCGAGATAAGCGCCCGCGGCCTCGGACCAGTGCAGGACGGCGAGGCTCGGATCGCGCAGGACGCTCCGCAGCCGCTGCTCCAGCTCGCCCGGCGCGCCGTGCCGCCCCAGCTCGATCACGAGCCGGCCGGCGGTGGCGTTGCTCCGCTCGGTCTGCAGCTGCCCGGTGATGAAGCCGACCGGGACGATGCGGTACTTCTTCGCCGCGTTCAGGAGCCGGGTGCGCGTACGCTCCCGGGCCGCCTCGTCCTCGAAGCCGACCTGGCTGAATCGGGCCAGCGCGTTGCGCACGTGCGCCTCGTCGTGGATGGGCAGCCGCCGGCGGCCGCGCGAATCGATGTAGGCGAAGGCGCTGGCGGGCAGACGCGCCCGCTTACTGGCCGCGAGCCGAGACATGCGTCCACCATACTCCGCTTCGTTGCCGGGCGGGAGGCGGCGGAGACGGCGGAGCCGGCGACGTCAGGCCCAGTCCAGCGGGCCGAACCGGTCGTGTCTGGGCACCGGCCGTCGCGTCGGTCGAAGGCCGAAATTCTTGATCTTGTAGAGCAGGGCGCGATAGCTGATCTCCAGGAGCCTGGCCGCCCGCACCCGATTCCACTCGGTTCTCTCGAGCACCTGCAGGATGACCTCGCGCTCCGCCGCGTGCGCCGCTTCCCTGGCGATGTGCTTCAACGATACGGGCGCGATCCCGGTCTCCGGCGCGGCCTCGATGTCACCGGTCTTGCTCGCGAAATCGACCATCGTTCCCTCCTGAAGATCGTATGCCTGAAGATCGTATGGCGTGTGCTCCGGTCACCGTAGGAGAGCCGTCCGTGCCTGTCAAGCGCTCGTCTGCTCGCCAGGCATGCGGCGATTCGCGACGGACGACGCGTGGTCGCCGATCAATGCTGGCTGCAAAGCGGCCTCCGCACGCCAGGCCCGATCAGCACGTCACCTGGAACCGACGCCGTCCGCGACGCCGCATCAGCGCGTCGTATTTCCATCCGGTGGATGGCTGGGGATAAGTGGATAACTACACGCCCATTATTTCGCGCGGCTCGTGCTAGCATCCCCGCCCGTCTCGGTTCGGCGACAGCCCCTCCCCCGACGCGACGATGACCGATCCGTGAGCTGTGGTGGCTCGAGGAGAGCGGCTCGCTCCTGGACGACGCCCGGGATCCGGCCGCGCCGCCCCTCGCGCGGCTGCGCGCGCTGGCCGCCATCAGCGCGAACCTGGACGAGTTCTTCACGGGTCGGATCCCGTCGCTCAAGCGCCTGGCTCGCGACGCAGCCAGGTGGCCCGGCGGGCCCGCGAGCTGGTCGCGGGCGCAGCGGCGCTGCTCCGACGACCTGCGCGAGCCGCTGGCCCGGGCGACTCGCCCCGCGGTGGACTCGGCGCTCCCCCACCGCGAGCGGTCCATCGGCCGACGTCCTGGCGCTGCTGCGGGCGGACTGCGGCTCTCCGACGATGACGTGCCCGGTATCGGTAGCTGCTCCATCCGCGGCCCTCCTGGGCCGCGGCACGCTACCCTGCCGGCGTGTGCTCGAGGAAGAACGCCCGGACGCGGGCGCGCGCCGACGTGAGCGCCGGGCCGGTCTTCCACTCCGGGATCAACTCGCAGCGAGGCAACAGCTTCGCCAGCTCCTCGGAGATCGGGAAGGGATGCGCCTCGTCGTTGCCGGCCAGCACCAGGCACGGCGTCCGGCAGGTGGCGGCGAAGGCCCGGTCCGCGCAGTAGACGAAGTCCGGCCCGTACATGTTCCGGTAGAAGGCGTCGAGGACCGCCGGCGTGGCCTCCGGGTGGTCCTTCACCGACTCGACCCAGGCCTCGAATCGCGCCGAGCGCGTCGCCGGCATCGGCCCGACCCGCCCGATCGGCTGGGCCAGCACCGCGGAGGCGACCCGGTCCGGCCGGGCCTTCAGCATGCTCATGATGAAGGACCCGCCGATGCACTGGCCGTAGAGGTGACAGCGATCGATTCCGAGGTGATCGAGCACCGCGAGGTGGTCGCCGGTGTAGGTGGGCCAGCCGTCCTGCGCGGTGATCGGGGCCCGCGACTGGCCGCCCGCGTTGCGCTGGTCCATCGCGATCACCCGGAAGCTCCCGCCCAGCTCGATGATCGGATTGATCGGCGCGGCGGGACGGCCCCAGACCTCGATGGTCGATTGCAGTCCCGCCGGCGCGAACGTGAGGATGGGGAATCCCCGCCCGGTCTCCTCGTAGTAGAGGGTGGCGTCGCGGTGACGGAAGCTGGGCATCCGCGTCAGGCCCCGACCCGCGACGTCCGCAGGGCGGGGAGCACGCGCTCCGCGAGCAGGGCGATGGTGCGCAGGACGCGCGCCTGCTCCATGCCCGGCCACTGCACGCGGAAGATGAACGAGTTGACCCCGAGCCGCTCGGCGTAGCGCGTGATCTCGCGGACCGCGTCGTCGGGATCGCCCACGATGAAGCGATCGGCCACGAGGTCCTCGAACTCGTGCGCGAAGCTGTCGCCCTCGGGGAGCGCCTTGTCCTGGCCCCAGGAGGCGTAGGCCTTGTACTTGGCCTCGAGGAACGGACGGCACTCCGTGAGCGCGGTGCGGCGGTCT
This region of Candidatus Methylomirabilota bacterium genomic DNA includes:
- a CDS encoding alpha/beta hydrolase, translating into MPSFRHRDATLYYEETGRGFPILTFAPAGLQSTIEVWGRPAAPINPIIELGGSFRVIAMDQRNAGGQSRAPITAQDGWPTYTGDHLAVLDHLGIDRCHLYGQCIGGSFIMSMLKARPDRVASAVLAQPIGRVGPMPATRSARFEAWVESVKDHPEATPAVLDAFYRNMYGPDFVYCADRAFAATCRTPCLVLAGNDEAHPFPISEELAKLLPRCELIPEWKTGPALTSARARVRAFFLEHTPAG
- a CDS encoding adenylate/guanylate cyclase domain-containing protein encodes the protein MSRLAASKRARLPASAFAYIDSRGRRRLPIHDEAHVRNALARFSQVGFEDEAARERTRTRLLNAAKKYRIVPVGFITGQLQTERSNATAGRLVIELGRHGAPGELEQRLRSVLRDPSLAVLHWSEAAGAYLDGGGRPTPLPTEGDRRGVTFLERQGRPMTALVHDPTILDDPALAETVRAAVRFVVEKELLHGQIQATSTDAAALPTGFVTLLMTDMEGSTALLRRLGDRYGDLLNDVRSILRAAVLRASGREIDARADEYFAVFERAPAAVAAAVALQRAIGARAWPDDLDVRVRVGIHSGRPTLTDVGYIGLAVHTTARVCSAAHGGQILLSGRARNAVGPSAGGGVRFRSLGRHRLAGLPEVETLFQAQAKGLRASFPKARTGRRGSARPDAATRRGRPRVRG
- a CDS encoding helix-turn-helix domain-containing protein, with the protein product MVDFASKTGDIEAAPETGIAPVSLKHIAREAAHAAEREVILQVLERTEWNRVRAARLLEISYRALLYKIKNFGLRPTRRPVPRHDRFGPLDWA